The following is a genomic window from Carassius carassius chromosome 24, fCarCar2.1, whole genome shotgun sequence.
TTTCATAACTATCTGGGACAGCAGCCATATAACTTAGTGGTCGACCACAGAGATTTGGTTTCTTTTGAAGACACTGTATATGCTGCTGAGCATCCATGTCTTTACAGCTGGCTTTAGCAGGAATGTCATGCCCTCGGTCTCTGGTTTCTTAGTCAAAATTAGGCATTGTTTTCCCTGCATAATAGTGACCCATTTCAAACTAATGCAGTGTAATAGGGTTGGGCTGATGCCATGTTCATCACCGATGTTTGACAGATATCACGATGTTGAGTCAGCATCATGATTCCCCACCACCTCCACCTCTGACCTGCATCTTAATTGATCACACTATATCGCCCAGTGCAATGCATGGCATACATGCTTTTAATTTTCGTGCAGTTActtcatataaatgtttttttctgattACTTAATAACATAATGTAGTTGTGTCCCGATCACAATACAAATTACATTCAAGTTCCAttcaaaatgaacacaaaatgaTCATAGGCTAGATGTTGTACACAAACTAAAAACAGCaccaaaattcaaaataattgaaattaaatgaGATTAAATAGGCTAGAACTTGTGAGTAAGATAGTGGGTGTTGGATAATAAATATGtgtcaataaaattaaaatagcctaataataacTCAAGGAGGCTGGAACATCTATACCTGTACAAATGGTGATTTTGGCCTTTAATTGTCCAACAATTAAAATACAGcagtaaataatatttatttgtatcccATATTTCGTGTGCAATACTGTTACTGTTacttttctgaaatatttttttttattgattgtttaaaaatgtttaattttgatgtttggcTTGTTTCATGTTTATTACTGGAAAAAAAGTCAACTGTATTTAGACATCCCACGTTTTGGTAATAGAGTTGAAAAAGTTGCAGTATTTATAAAACAAGTTGAAAATAAATTCTcataaaatattttgtcttttttgtctttGACAAAGGTAGACAATCAGTTTTTGTTCCTCAGGGCACACCCTCTCAAAGAAAaactaacaaatatatttttttcactttaactTATATTCTGTTAGTGGAAAGTAATAGGAAATTAACAAGATGCACATACTAGCTTTAAGTTTAGCTTTGCTCCCTCTGAATAAGCATAATTAATGTACCCACTCATACTGATTCATGAAACATGTATCAGCATATACACAAGTATACAAATGTAGCATTAATGTGATGAATACAGTCTCTCAGTGTGGGTTTCACCCCGAAAGAACAGGCTCGGCCAAAAATAGGAATGCGGAACGTTCCTCATCTGGATCTCTGTGGAGAAAATCCCTCCCACCTGCTGCTGGGCCGTTTCCATGACAACGCATGAGTCCAGCTTTTCAAGGCCTGTCCCTTGGCACCCCAAATCACTGAAAGCCTGGACACCCACCCAAAGGACTTTGCTCTGAGCTCTGTGTCGTTTTCCTACTGCAGAACTACTTCATTCTCACATAGACCCACATTCATCATTTAAACCAattgctttttttctctcttaaatAGTGTTTACTTCTTTTGTTACTAGAGCCTTGTAACAGAATCTGTGGAGCTACTGTTTATTGATCGATCTGTCTTTGGGCATCAGGTATCACTACTGCTGTGGATCCAGAGACACTTGCCACCTCATCCTAACATTCAAAAGGAGTCAGTAGCTCCCACAATTTGAGTTTAAATCTGTGAAGAGGGTGTGATATGTACCAATTGCACTCAACACTTTTTGTCAGTATTATCATGAAAAATAGCACTCAGTATACATCTGTACAGTGCTGCCGGCTTCTAGAGCCCCATTTGATGAGATTTAAATTAATTCTGCCTCAATCCCAAATTCAACCCCCCCTCACCCACCTCCCTGCTGTGCTCCACAGTATTAACAGAGAACAATCTCCGCCCCTTCACAGCGGCTCCTCAGCAACATCCTCTCATGGAAACATGCATGTTAATGCATGTGAATCCATACAGGACAACTGTTTTGCAACAGTAACAGATGTTACAGAAGTAACAGATGTTACAGAAACTGTACATCTGGCTACACACCCTCCAGCTTGTGTTAACGTTAGTAGTTTATTACTGCTATTGATGTTACTTTGAGTAGTCTATAGACCAGGGGTTCTCAAAAGTCTACATTCAAGGgtccaaatctgaattttcatcagtgTCAAAAGTCCGGACCAACAGGAGACACTTTTGGAGCGAAGATATAGTGGTTCTTTCTAATGATACTTTCATATAAAAATAACCATGATGCATTTAAATTTTGAAACGTGCAGTGATCAGTTTAATCAGTGAAGTAGAATAAATTGAGcgctgcacatttaaaaaaaaaaaaaaaaaaaatctatttgtggcagtCAGTTTGGATATATTGTGATGGATGGGCCGCCACAAATAACTCAATATATATGGGAATTATGAGCTAAACGCATGCAGCATACACTCTTCTGAGGCAGCTGCGCCACAAGGTTGCGGTGAAGTGGAGAGAAACAGCGAAAaggaattgttaaataaagtctttatttttgttttcttcgtgtacaaaaagtacACTCatcgcttcataaaattacggttgaaccactgattgcagatggactattctgacgacgtctttaatacttttctggactttgaccgggtaacttacttggcagtctaatGGACAGTCACAAGATATGACAGTTTTTGATCGTtgacgataaaaatgtctccacgatatGCTTTTGAAAAATGCTTTTTCTGAGTGCCGCATACACACAAAGTATGCGCTAAAGTCTGTCAAACAGTGCCTGAATATTGAACTGTTATCTTTTGCATTttgcgctaatactgtcaaaacacacaaggttttcATGTAGACTCAGTttgttatgtctaaaatgaaagtaaacagttgagagaaaaacatAAGTGCCTGTATATTAAATGCACGCAggtccacattgaatttgatagtaggaaaacactatggaagtcactgtgtggaccagcaactgtttggtttttcacgttcctcaaaatagcatttatgttcagaagacagaaactcattcaggttcaaaaccacttttgagtgagtaaatggtggtataaatataaaacacttacagatttgacagacagctgacagaatttttatttttgggtgaactattcctttaacgttaataaaacaacaaaacacaaagagaaaaatgactccctgctcttgactgaagaaatgtaatacagttgctttaggaatcagtttatatagtgttttatttttatatttgttcatttcttgaatgctcctgctaaatacacatATTATACCTGAAAacaaagcactgtttgttttatttgtatattatctgtagttgtaatgtgtatctttgtcattcttttatctttgttattaaaaaataagaacaaagatttttatcttctccCTCTTttgcctaaatatctgccattctttttttttgttaccttgaaaggctttgtctttataataggaaAATTACTTTGGCTGtactgctcagacaacttgcaaaatagtaaaaccaacatgacataAAACATGAAtcgtaatatttttttaaacattttttatattatatttttaaacccGCCCctagattaatgacaaaatgtaaatttttgggatggagtatccctttaactttcataaaggaaaaaaaataaaaaattatatatatatatatatatatatatatattgtgacgagtcagctgccacgagagtgatgcggccgctagaggaagccgccgcccctcgcgccccggaccgaagaggggagcgcgtgcggccgccagactccgccccttacctggacccttcctccatgaacactgcccgacccacacgaactccgcagcacgacgaggacaccagattccctgtttattttggacactcttcccctttggccacctttatcccccattttatttgattttctgttaataaaagcctctcagaGGCCTgatgccacgcccactgtgtctgtcttgtgctcctcccgtcacaatatataaaatggtgtttaaaaaggttaaaatgtaaaaagtctgTGGATTTTTGTTGTCCTTTATGCTCTTAGCACAGTTTTCtcaaggaaattttttttttgccaagtttACATTATACTGGTGCTCTTACAGTGAGTTGAGGCTGTGATATGAGATGCTCCGGGTCCCATCCATATTTAATTAGTCTCCAATGTACTGAGGTCTGCTGAGGGCAACACAGGTCTGAGGAAGGCTATAATTGGACTGGACTAGTTCAGCCTAGCGCAGGATGTTTTTGCTCCTCCCATCCAAACCGAACTGAACACCGTATTGCTGATGCCTCTAATTTATTACACAGCACTGGGGTGTGTATCTAAATGCTTTTTACGCAGGAGCTGCAATACCTCAGCTTAATTTTTAATGAGGTTCTGTAGTCCTTTGTGATGATTTTCACACTAAATCAAGTTGTATTGCACCTGAAGTGACAATTAACTGTGATTAAAAAGCTGATCTTTTGTGTTGATCGAAATCCATGTAATCACATTGAAATGGCAAGCATAagcttttattgttcatttatcTGTTGTTCAGACTAGGGTTGTGCACGGATAGtcaaacattcgaatattcgttctagggctgcaactaacgattattttgataatcgattaatctgtcgattattttttacgattaatcgattaatcggtttatgtacttatattttagttttttccattttttccccaagtaaattattaataaatggtctttatccttcagcatagatttttaagagattttaaccattttgtcatatcctaatcaaaaatatacctggagttgttttattgtgttagtaatcctttgtcgaactcttctgcaatcagaacactgacccatactctagcaaatttcacaaggagatttcaaataatgttttcaccatggcagtccttagagctcctaaagtagtttaacatcccgaacgaagcttattaaagaatctttcagaacatattttcacaaagaataaggataaaacagaataaaattgcagtgcattgtattttattatttactgggaaacagctttatagcttttgctgtgaaattgtaaacaatccttcgaataaagtgccagtggcatgaaacctgaatggaactcacaatttaaagtaaaatccatcagaaggttgtccagaaaaaaaaattggacagtcacacacaaaaaacctgctgtgtgaaaaagagcagtgaatacttagaaaaaaagtgcatttcaaatatctttaaacatttacctctctcattcagtcataattaggctgcacgactgaattttgaactgttaaacgaccaactgatcacagaacatgtttgtaaagctttaaatgttaactgttaaaaagcaatgttatcagcttttacgactgcacatttgcaaacaacattgtactggagaatctgcacaaataaaagtcttaggggccgttcacatatcgtgcctaaaaacgcgtggaaaacgctaggcgcgccgctttttccttctttccaaagcgctcgtgcagaagcgcccctgaggcgtctgcctttgctaagcaaccatgacgtgctctctccttgaagatgcggaaatttcagcaaaggataaatggatttgcagctcaaaaaatcgcttgcagtagctctgctactaaatttatttcaaaatggaaatccatatacaactatgatcagctgttcctttcatcttgtctgagcttttaacgttgttacgggaaaggatgaagctgattggttagttcttgtcacatgacccgcgatgcgcttgcagcattctgaaaagttgagatgtttttaactcgatgcggtgcggtgttggaaataacgaacttgagcgcgcaaaagacgcgatatgtgaacgtccccttaaacagttcagtagtgcagagtttacaggttactcttcttttttgaaggctcaaagtaaagtactcccagtctcccacatcccgctaaatgctgcagagacgctgttcgggaagcacgtgacataaaacgaggccagctattggctattcgctacttctcctgctgtactggctgagtaaaacctccggtggctcattactgccacactttggtcaccgcagatctgaaatatgaacgaaatgagccgcttacggcaaataaaagttatttagcaacgaatcgatgactaaattagttgacaactattttaataatcgatttttatagattaaatcgattcgttgtttcagctctaattcgttctgctctaattattggAACTTGAGTGCGCAAAAGACCCGATATGTGAACGgaccctaagaactgcggtcttctacattacttcaaatatgccgtgaagaatcacagaaagtgaccgaattcaagaacattgttgcggcatctctcaagcaacgaataaataccgctaacttggagaatgcactgaaaactcctcttctcgcgtctgccctagaccctcggcacaaacatctccggtttctcgatgaaaacatgagagaagtaagaaaaaaaacttttttgaaaagtaTCAGAGTATTATCCTTGacgcgagtggtgcggatgcagctgCAGAGTGTGCCGTGAGAGCGCGTTTTCTCTGCGGCCGgctttattgttaacagactaaggagccgactttcccccgatcatgtttacatgcccgtatttcttaacaagaacatacaatagaaaaaaaagcaaaaaagatttgctgacagtttaaaagttaagtgtaggctgcattctacaatagcctaattgctgcaggctgctttacgttttttctttgttcactttttttttcttgcttttaatctgtacttttgtttgtttgcatgcattgttaaaggttttcagctaaaaaacacgatgtgtaatgttcaagcttattgtgtgtaagcttgttcaaaatgacggaaacagtaaatgttgctgaaaaataacgtctgtctcattaaacttaatttaaataaacgaatattcgaatattagttttttgtgagctcaaatattcgaatgtgatatttgcggaaaacgcccatccctagttcaGACAGTTTCTTCAGACAGTGAAGAACCTTGAAAAGCTCTCTGCATTTTCACATCAAGTGTCTACAGGCAGTCACACAAAAATGCGGCAGAGTCAGACACACAACTTGCAGCatcctaaaatcaaaaccattttcTATAAATCTTTGCACATCTGTTCGTCATCTTTTGACAGAACCTGATATGACTTTGTGGACTTCAAAATTGTTATGTGCCATTCAAAAAATTTATACAAAATCTTTGGAAAAAAAACCCCCAGTATATATAAATCTTTTCAAGTGACATGTATATTGTAGGCTAAAAGATACCTTGTTTATAGACAGTTTTTCAATAACAAGTTTGTCTGTTTGTGACCTTTTTTTCTTGTAATCTTTTTTTCATACAACAACCTGTTAAACTTCATGTTCATTCATGAAAAAGTGCAAAAACCTGTGTCTTTTTTTTCAGCGGGgaaatgcaataacatttcatGTGTCCTTTAACCAACCCCCATTGACTATTCACTGACTTCATTTAACCAACTATGATAATACAAAACTTGTGGTTTTGGTTAGTGTTCTTTCATCTGTATTCACATTAGATTTTCTACGTGACAATTTGTTCGCAAATGGGAAAAAGCCACGCAGATCGCACAGTAAATTTGCTGTTTTGGGGCTTAAAGCTCTTCACATCTGGCAACCACAAGCATGAACGCTAGTGAAGACTTGTTAGCAATGCAAGATAACGCaaatgccaaaataaaaacaCGTTTCAGGATAAATAACGAGCCAGCCAATATcgtgacaatttttttaaattaatctaaaAAAGGTGGATATCGTTATCGAGATTAAAATACGataaatcgtgcagccctattgtcGTGTTTAACCCCCTTAAGCACCCCAGTAATTTTCATACCTCATTGCAATAGTTCTAATGCATGAAAATCTAGTTTTCATATACGAGTCAGTAATACTTATTTtgcatcttcttttttttttaaatagactcTGTGATCTGGGATGAAGTCTCATGAAGTCTTTCATTGGAGCTGACATTCACAGTCAGCAGAACCATCCTTTACCGATCCTCCAGCAGACAAAGACCTGCTCATTGTCCATCAGAGTCCCCCTGCACTGCACCGTCTTACTCCCTGACCATGGCTAGTCGAAGAAAGTCTACAACACCCTGCATGATCCGACCAGATGACTTGGTGACTGCAGACGATCCAGAAGAAATGGATTCCTTTGTGGATAGTCCAGAAGAGAATGGATCCTCATATGTGTCTTCTAGTGACGACCGGATGGATAGGAAGAGTTCTGTGAACTCTGTGCAGGAAGCAACAGAGCTGGAAAAACCTGAAGTGAAAGCACGACCACAGAGGAAACTCCAGGGAGGCTATGAGTGCAAATACTGTCCCTTTTCCACACAAAATCTCAATGAATTCAAAGATCATGTTGATTCCAACCATCCCAATGTTATACTCAACCCACTGTACTTGTGTGCAGTGTGCAACTTCAACACAAAAAAGTTTGATTCTTTGACAGAACACAATGAGAAGTGCCATCCTGGGGAGAGCAACTTCAAGTTCAAGAGAATCAAACTCAACAGTCAGACCATTCTAGAACAGACAATCGAAGGTTCGAACTGTGCAGTCATCTATGATACAACCAGCCCTCAGTCAGGAGAGGACTTTACTGCTTTTCCCCTGAGCAAATCCAGTACTATTAAGGTGGGTAAGCCCAAAGCAGATAGTTTACGTTTGCAGGACGATAGTCCATTGGACAAACTCGCCCAAGATCTACCGAAAAAGCAGATTACTGCAGTGAATGTGAACGGAACTGTAATAATTCCAGATGCAACTCTTAAGGATGGCCTCTCACATATAATGCCATCCTTACAACGCCCTCCTAACTTCAACTTAGTACCAAAAATTGCTGTCCCCTTGAACACTTCAAAATACAACCCAACGTTAGATGGCAACTTGACCCTCATCACCTCTTTCAACAAGTTTCCATACCCTACCCAAGCAGAGCTCTCTTGGCTCACTGCAGCCTCCAAACACCCCGAAGAACAAATCAAAGTGTGGTTCACTACCCAACGGCTAAAACAAGGTATTAGCTGGTCTCCTGAAGAGGTTGAGGAAGCACGAAAGAAGATGTTCAATGGAACGATTCAGCCTGTTCAACAGGCATTCACTGTCTTACCTGCTCAGTTAACTCAGTCCACTAAAGCTTCACAGCCCCTTATCCAGACCGTCCCTTGCCATGTTTTTGGACAATCTGGCCTAGTGTTGGCACCAGTTTCCAATTGCTCAACCGCTACCGGTCCTCCTCTCGCACTAACCATGACAAATCAGATAGCACAGGGTGTCAAGAGGCCCCATACAGCACCACTGGTTGCCCCAGAGATAAAGAGGCCTTCAATAATTCAGTCCGTTCAGACTACTCCCAAGTCTGTCTCTCCGACACCAACCCTTTCTTCAGACTGTGAGAAAACCCCTGATCAGATCAGAGAGCTGACCACCAGCTATGCTCAGTGTCAGTTTCCTGATGATGAAGAAGTGTATCGTCTCATCGAGACAACTGGCCTCTCATGGGGAGAGATCAAAAAGTGGTTCAGCGATCAGCGCCATGGAAACTATAAGGCAGTGCAACAGATTAAAACAGACCTCTCTTTGAAGGACAGCCAACCGCATAAGCCTGTTGCCACACAGTTTCCACTACTAGAGCGAGTTAAAGGCAAATCCTCTGAGCAAATGAAAAAGTTAGAGGAGAGTTTCCAAAGGACTAGCTTTCCAACCCAGGTTGAGATAGAGCAACTTGTGGCAGACACCAGGCTCTCCAAAAACGAAATTGATTGCTGGTTCACAGAGCGCCGAGCACTACGAGACAACCTGGAGCAAGCCTTGCTCAACTCGATGGGTTCAAAAAGGCCGGAGCATCACCTTCAAAGGGGGACACTGAATGGAGTCCATGAGCAAGATGGCAGAGTCAGGGACTCACCTCTTCCCATTCTGACATCCTCTGCCTGTCCAGAGACCATTGATGGCAAGTCTCTCTGCCTTCTTAAAGACGTATTTGCACAAACCCAGTGGCCCTCACCAGAGGAGTACAACCAACTAGAAATCCAGACAGGGTTAGCTCGTACAGAAATTGTCCGGTGGTTTAAGGAAAACAGATCTGCTTTGAAAAATGGAACATTAAATTGGATGGAGCAATTTCAAAGTCTA
Proteins encoded in this region:
- the LOC132103040 gene encoding zinc fingers and homeoboxes protein 2-like, which produces MASRRKSTTPCMIRPDDLVTADDPEEMDSFVDSPEENGSSYVSSSDDRMDRKSSVNSVQEATELEKPEVKARPQRKLQGGYECKYCPFSTQNLNEFKDHVDSNHPNVILNPLYLCAVCNFNTKKFDSLTEHNEKCHPGESNFKFKRIKLNSQTILEQTIEGSNCAVIYDTTSPQSGEDFTAFPLSKSSTIKVGKPKADSLRLQDDSPLDKLAQDLPKKQITAVNVNGTVIIPDATLKDGLSHIMPSLQRPPNFNLVPKIAVPLNTSKYNPTLDGNLTLITSFNKFPYPTQAELSWLTAASKHPEEQIKVWFTTQRLKQGISWSPEEVEEARKKMFNGTIQPVQQAFTVLPAQLTQSTKASQPLIQTVPCHVFGQSGLVLAPVSNCSTATGPPLALTMTNQIAQGVKRPHTAPLVAPEIKRPSIIQSVQTTPKSVSPTPTLSSDCEKTPDQIRELTTSYAQCQFPDDEEVYRLIETTGLSWGEIKKWFSDQRHGNYKAVQQIKTDLSLKDSQPHKPVATQFPLLERVKGKSSEQMKKLEESFQRTSFPTQVEIEQLVADTRLSKNEIDCWFTERRALRDNLEQALLNSMGSKRPEHHLQRGTLNGVHEQDGRVRDSPLPILTSSACPETIDGKSLCLLKDVFAQTQWPSPEEYNQLEIQTGLARTEIVRWFKENRSALKNGTLNWMEQFQSLSSKRPNGQNNSLILEQAQSVLQRHFQETRVQKVEGFEKLAEQSKLTNQDIVEWFTSKLGHNMPDISKGKDQHGQASVDGKRWVSLAADIDGKDYDAQKVARDLSAEHRVTG